The genomic window ATAAATCCGCTGTCAAAACTTCTTCGGCTGCTCCTTTTACTCCCCGCAGTAAAAAAGCTTTAACCGAGCCATCGGGGTTGAGCATAATTTCTTTAAGCGGTGCGTTTAAACGCACTTCGCCGCCACCCTTGGTAATATGGTCTACTATTGGCTGGCACAGTCTTTCGGTGGGCGACCCATCTAAAAACGCCATTTTCGAGCCATTTTTTTCTTGCAGGAAGCGATTAAGCGCCGTTAGCAATATCGTTGCTGAAATTTCATCAGGGCCAATGAAGTTCAGCGATTTACTCATGGCAATAAATACTTCTTTATTGACTCTTTCAGGGATCTTGTGATTTTTTAGCCACTCCGTCCAAGAATACTTGTCCATTGCCTCGACGTACTTTTGCCCTTGAATCATCGCCGGAATTAAGCCAATCCCAAAGCGGATTTTTTCATTCCAGGTCAACATATCGTTGTTACCCAAAATTGCGGCGATCCCATTAATCGGCGCTGGCAAATCGGGAAAGTCAAAACGGCTGTAAGTTCCTGGATTGTCGGGCTGGTTGAAAATCATTGAGTGTTCTTTCCACTGCAAACGATCTTCAATATCTAATTCTTTGAATAATTGCAACATATTGGGGTATGCCCCAAAGAAAATATGCAGCCCAGTTTCGTACCAGTCGCCGTCTGCATCTTTCCATGCTGCCACTTTACCGCCCAATACATCCCGGCTTTCCAAGACTATCGGCGTGTGACCCGCATCTGTTAGATATTTAGCACAGGACAGTCCTGCTAGACCTGCCCCGGCGATCGCTACTCGCATATAGAATTTTTACTTGTAAGGATTATTAATGTTTCTGGGTTTAATTATACTTTGCATTCCGTTACACTTTGCACCAGAAACAGCACTATTTAATCACAATTACTTAGCTATATGAGTATTTGCGGTCAGAAAATTACTAATTTTTACCCTTTTACCCCGCTTCCAGCTTCTGTTGGCACAATATAACGCTGTAAAAATAAAAATAGCCCTAACACCGGAGCAATAGAAATTACCGATCCTGCGGCAATTAAGCGCCAATCTAAAGAAAATGTCCCAGCTAAATTGGCGACTCCCAAGGGCAACGTGTACAACTGCGGGCGATCTAAAACTATCAATGGCCACAAAAAATCGCTCCAAGAGCCGATAAATACAAATATTGCCAAGGTCATCAAGGCAGGGCGAATTGAAGGTAGCATTATATGCCACCACAACCCCAATTCTGTACAGCCATCCATTCGGGCTGCTTCTTCCATTTCTTTGGGTACAGCCGCAAAGGCTTGGCGCAGTAAAAATATACCAAAAGCTGAAGCGATCGCGGGAAAAATAATTCCTATATAAGTATTTCTAATTCCTAGCTGGACAGTCAAGATATACAAGGGAATCATCACTATTTGAAACGGGATCATAATTGTGGAAATAATCAAGCTAAAAATTACTTCTTTTCCCCGAAAATTCAACCTTGCTAAAGGGTAAGCGGCTAAAGCGCAAAATATTAAATTTAATCCTACGCTTAGTAGGGCGATCGCACTACTGTTAAATAAGTACGTCCCGAAGGGGTTTGTTTGCCACACTCGCACGTAATTATCTATTGTGGGCTGGAGTGGCAACAATTGTGGTGGAAATTGAAATATGTCTTCCGTGGGCGATTTTAATGAGGTACTTACTAGCCATAGTAACGGCAACAACATTAATAAAGCTATAACTACTAATACTCCATACCTAATAACGTTACCCCACCACTGTTGTTGATAAATTCGATTTCTTGCTGACATTTCTTCCCCTAGCTATTTAATTTATCTCTAATTTTTTGACAGCAAATTTGTTTATTTGCCTGCTTATTTTTGTTTAGCAAATTGTTAGTTTATTTTCTAAAAACCCCTTGACTTTTGTAGATTGAATGTCATATTATGAGATTGTATTTGTCTGACTAAATGCTTGCTAAAAGTAGGTGGTTGGAGCGCAAAGGAGAATTCTCCTTTGCGCGGCTGGAATTAAAGTTAGTCAAGCATTATTAATCCTTTTTCAGTACAAACGCCGTGGAGTTTTTGATCCCAACAATTAATTGGTAATTGGGGCAAAAAAGCAAAATCAAAAACTATTCCTATAGTGGGTATAGCTGCCCAGAGAGGAGAACTAAGCAAGCGGTCATAATAGCCGCCTCCATAGCCTAAACGATAGCCTAGCGCGTCGCAAGCCACCGCCGGAACAAGAATTAAATCTATCTGTTCTGGGGGTAAAAGGGGCGCTGTTAAGAGCGGTTCTAAAATGCCGTAGCAGTTAGTTTGTAAAGGTTGAGAAACAGCCCAGCTATGCCAAACTAAATTGTTATCTACACAGAGAGGAAAACCCCAAGTACACTCAGTCGTAAATAAACAACTTAAGTCTGGTTCAAAGCGAAAACTAAAATAAGCGGCAATAGTTTTAGAGTTGACAAAAAGAGGAGATGATTGCAAAAGATCGCAAATACCTTGACTTTTTTCTTGCCACTGTGACAACGATAGCGATTGACGTTGGTGCAAAAGTAATCGTCTTAATTGACTTTTGGTTGCTTGCGGATTAAAAGTAATAATAAATTGCCCGTAGTTTAGAGTAGAGACGCGCTAATAAAACGCATCTCTATGGTAACTTTTAAGTAGAGTGCTGACGATACCAAGCGATCGTATTACTTAGCCCTTGTTTAAAATCTACTTGAGCCGTAAAGTCAAAAGCCTGCTTTGCGCGCTGAGTATCCAAACAACGGCGCGGTTGACCGTTAGGTTTATCTGTTTGATAGACAATTTCGCCATCAAACTCCATCAACTGGCAAATTAAACTAATCAAGTCACGGATAGAAATCTCATAACCCGTTCCCAAATTTACTGGTTCTGCCTCGTTATAAGCCACTGTTGCCATCACAATCCCTCGCGCCGCGTCTTCCGAGTAGAGAAATTCACGCGTCGGAGTGCCATCACCCCAAACGGGAAGTTGCTTATCTCCCCGTTGCTGTGCCTCATGGACTTTACGAATTAAAGCTGGGATAACGTGAGAACTATCAGGATGAAAATTATCTTCAGGCCCGTACAAGTTTACAGGCAATAGATAGATACCGTTAAAGTTGTATTGCTGACGATAAGCTTGGAGTTGAACTAGCAAAGCTTTTTTAGCAACGCCATAGGGAGCATTAGTTTCTTCAGGGTAGCCATTCCAAAGGTCATCTTCAGAAAAAGGTACGGGGGTGAACTTTGGATAAGCGCAGATTGTACCGACACAAACAAACTTTTCAATTCCCCCTTGATAGGCACAGTGAATTAATTGTGCGCCCATAATTAGGTTGTCATAAAATAATTCTCCAGGCTTGACTTGATTTAAACCAATTCCGCCCACATGAGCCGCTAGGTGAATTATGATGTCTTGATGTTCGACCGCCCTTTGGCAGTTTTCTAAAACGCGCAAATCGCTATTTTGGGATCTAGCTACAGTAATTTTGTTTTTATCTGCCCCAGCAGCGCCTAGTTGAGCAATAACTTGGCGACCCAAAAATCCCGCCCCACCTGTAACAAGAATCCGTTTGTCTTTTAAATCTAAAACGGTCATGATTTTATTGCTTTTACCTAAGTTAAAATTGATTGCTAATCTGTTGGCGAATGGTCGCTAAATCTCCCAGAGCTTGAGTACCGTTACCATTAGTAGAAATATGACCTAAAGCTTGTAAATCGGCTTCTACCATAATTGCTACTAATTGCTTAAAAGTAACGGTAGGTTCCCAACCTAGTTTTTGCTTGGCTTTACTAGGATCGCCAATCAATAATTCTACTTCGGCGGGGCGCAAATAGCGCTCGTCAAATTCTACATAGTCGTGCCAATCAAGATTGACATAACTAAAAGCTAGATCGAGAAATTCTTGGACGCTATGAGTTTCCCCAGTAGCAATTACATAGTCATCGGGCTGTTGTTGCTGTAACATTAACCACATAGCTTTAACATAATCTTTGGCGTAGCCCCAATCGCGTTTAGCATCGAGGTTGCCAAGATAAGTTTTTTTCTGTTTGCCTGTGACAATCCGAGCGATCGCTCTAGTAATTTTGCGCGTGACAAAGGTTTCGCCACGCCGGGGAGATTCATGGTTAAATAAAATGCCGTTACAAGCAAATAGATCGTAAGATTCGCGGTAATTTATAGTTTGCCAATGAGCGTAAACTTTAGCACAGGCGTAGGGACTGCGCGGATAGAAAGGTGTGGTTTCTTTTTGCGGTACTTCCTGAACTAAACCATACATTTCTGAAGATCCCGCTTGATAAAATCGCACTTCAATTCCCGTGCGTTGTTGATAATCTCTAATTGCTTCTAATAACCGTAGTGTCCCCATTCCCACTGTATCAACGGTATATTCTGGCGAATCAAAGCTAACTCGGACGTGAGACTGAGCGCCTAAATTATAAATTTCTATAGGTTTAACGTCTTCTAAAATTCTTCTTAAAGTTGTACCGTCGGTTAGATCGCCGTAATGTAAAAACAACCGCGCCCCTTCTTTGTGGGGATCTTCATACATATGATCGATGCGATCAGTATTAAATGTTGAGGTGCGGCGAATAATTCCGTGAACCTCGTAACCTTTTTCTAGTAAAAGTTCCCCTAAATAAGAACCATCTTGTCCGGTAATCCCTGTAATCAGCGCTCGCTTGCTTTGGCTCATAGTAGTTATTCCTTTTGGGTAGTTACAATTAAATACTTATCTGATACAAGTTAGCAGATGAGTGAGATTTTTCCAATGATTAGTATTGAATAAGTTTAACTACCTGCTCAAATTATCTAAACCGTACTTATTATTACGCTTAACAATTTAGGCTTAATACTTTGGGCAAACAATTTTGCTAGAAATAAATAACTTAATGTTTGTAACTTATTTTTTAGGAAAAGTTACTAATATTTATTTATTTTTATTAAAAAATAAATAAGCAAAGGTTCGAGCTATCTATTGCATCGAACCTCTGGGATAATATCGCTTTAGTAAGCACCATTATTCTTAGGGACAACCACAACTCCAATTGTTTTGATAATTATCCATATATCTAACCAAAAACTATAATTTTTGGCATAGTAAAGATCGATCTGTATCCGGCGACTATAAGGGATATCGTTGCGTCCCGATACTTGCCATAATCCGGTAAGACCGGGTTTTATAGTTAATATCTGATCGATGTAGCAACCATATTTAGGTAGTTCTTCTACTACTAATGGACGCGGGCCTACTACACTCATATCTCCTTTTAAAACATTCCAAAATTGCGGAAATTCATCCAGGCTAGTTAGACGTAAAAACCTGCCAACTTTAGTAATGCGGGGGTCTTGTTTTAGTTTGAAATTATTTTCAAACTCTTGCCGCAATACTGGAGAATCCATTAAATCCATTAGTAATTCATCCGCATTATTTACCATAGTACGAAACTTGATACAGGTAAAAGGTTGGTAATTTTTGCCAACTCTTTTTTGCAGATAAAAAATTGGACCTTTTGAACTTATAGCAA from Synechocystis sp. PCC 7509 includes these protein-coding regions:
- a CDS encoding 5-formyltetrahydrofolate cyclo-ligase gives rise to the protein MITFNPQATKSQLRRLLLHQRQSLSLSQWQEKSQGICDLLQSSPLFVNSKTIAAYFSFRFEPDLSCLFTTECTWGFPLCVDNNLVWHSWAVSQPLQTNCYGILEPLLTAPLLPPEQIDLILVPAVACDALGYRLGYGGGYYDRLLSSPLWAAIPTIGIVFDFAFLPQLPINCWDQKLHGVCTEKGLIMLD
- a CDS encoding sugar transferase → MMTAHSLLFGKRLRAFVKGDRNWVQHSSKWNLKANSMVRVAPSRVESKTESLPSGRRLSKNLYPSWRLNKEFTKRLFDIVFSLLVLIVFSPLYLLLISLIAISSKGPIFYLQKRVGKNYQPFTCIKFRTMVNNADELLMDLMDSPVLRQEFENNFKLKQDPRITKVGRFLRLTSLDEFPQFWNVLKGDMSVVGPRPLVVEELPKYGCYIDQILTIKPGLTGLWQVSGRNDIPYSRRIQIDLYYAKNYSFWLDIWIIIKTIGVVVVPKNNGAY
- a CDS encoding GDP-L-fucose synthase family protein, producing the protein MTVLDLKDKRILVTGGAGFLGRQVIAQLGAAGADKNKITVARSQNSDLRVLENCQRAVEHQDIIIHLAAHVGGIGLNQVKPGELFYDNLIMGAQLIHCAYQGGIEKFVCVGTICAYPKFTPVPFSEDDLWNGYPEETNAPYGVAKKALLVQLQAYRQQYNFNGIYLLPVNLYGPEDNFHPDSSHVIPALIRKVHEAQQRGDKQLPVWGDGTPTREFLYSEDAARGIVMATVAYNEAEPVNLGTGYEISIRDLISLICQLMEFDGEIVYQTDKPNGQPRRCLDTQRAKQAFDFTAQVDFKQGLSNTIAWYRQHST
- the pds gene encoding 15-cis-phytoene desaturase; this translates as MRVAIAGAGLAGLSCAKYLTDAGHTPIVLESRDVLGGKVAAWKDADGDWYETGLHIFFGAYPNMLQLFKELDIEDRLQWKEHSMIFNQPDNPGTYSRFDFPDLPAPINGIAAILGNNDMLTWNEKIRFGIGLIPAMIQGQKYVEAMDKYSWTEWLKNHKIPERVNKEVFIAMSKSLNFIGPDEISATILLTALNRFLQEKNGSKMAFLDGSPTERLCQPIVDHITKGGGEVRLNAPLKEIMLNPDGSVKAFLLRGVKGAAEEVLTADLYVSAIPVDPLKLLLPEPWRAMEYFQKLDGLEGVPVINVHMWFDRKLTDIDHLLFSRSPLLNVYADMSNTCREYANPNRSMLELVLAPAKDWISKSDEEIIAATKCELAKLFPDHFSGEDQAKLLKYHVVKTPRSVYKATPGRQEYRPDQTSPIKNFFLTGDYTMQRYLASMEGAVFSGKLTAQAIASTKIETTLSDPLQTPLQTATNAATA
- a CDS encoding carbohydrate ABC transporter permease translates to MSARNRIYQQQWWGNVIRYGVLVVIALLMLLPLLWLVSTSLKSPTEDIFQFPPQLLPLQPTIDNYVRVWQTNPFGTYLFNSSAIALLSVGLNLIFCALAAYPLARLNFRGKEVIFSLIISTIMIPFQIVMIPLYILTVQLGIRNTYIGIIFPAIASAFGIFLLRQAFAAVPKEMEEAARMDGCTELGLWWHIMLPSIRPALMTLAIFVFIGSWSDFLWPLIVLDRPQLYTLPLGVANLAGTFSLDWRLIAAGSVISIAPVLGLFLFLQRYIVPTEAGSGVKG
- the gmd gene encoding GDP-mannose 4,6-dehydratase, translating into MSQSKRALITGITGQDGSYLGELLLEKGYEVHGIIRRTSTFNTDRIDHMYEDPHKEGARLFLHYGDLTDGTTLRRILEDVKPIEIYNLGAQSHVRVSFDSPEYTVDTVGMGTLRLLEAIRDYQQRTGIEVRFYQAGSSEMYGLVQEVPQKETTPFYPRSPYACAKVYAHWQTINYRESYDLFACNGILFNHESPRRGETFVTRKITRAIARIVTGKQKKTYLGNLDAKRDWGYAKDYVKAMWLMLQQQQPDDYVIATGETHSVQEFLDLAFSYVNLDWHDYVEFDERYLRPAEVELLIGDPSKAKQKLGWEPTVTFKQLVAIMVEADLQALGHISTNGNGTQALGDLATIRQQISNQF